A genomic stretch from Planctomycetaceae bacterium includes:
- a CDS encoding STAS domain-containing protein, with protein MEDVKPRISIYYAQDATVITITDEKILEDEDVKALEESIIPLVDGPVTLIIDFSNVRFLSSAVLGLLIRVSKKATEQKGKLRLCGIGARIFEIFKITRLDEIFDIYEDAKKAMSSLK; from the coding sequence ATGGAAGATGTAAAACCTCGCATAAGTATTTACTACGCACAGGACGCGACTGTTATTACCATCACCGATGAGAAAATCCTCGAAGATGAAGACGTCAAGGCGCTTGAGGAATCAATAATACCGCTGGTCGATGGGCCTGTAACGCTTATAATCGACTTCAGCAATGTTCGCTTCCTTTCCAGTGCAGTGCTCGGTCTTTTAATCCGAGTAAGCAAAAAAGCGACAGAGCAAAAAGGCAAATTGCGACTCTGCGGCATCGGCGCACGCATTTTTGAAATCTTCAAAATAACCAGACTCGATGAAATATTCGATATCTACGAAGACGCGAAAAAAGCGATGAGCAGTCTGAAATAA
- a CDS encoding nucleotide pyrophosphohydrolase, which translates to MDIRAFQQLIADRYQQRDSERGTPKTFMWFVEEVGELATALADEKTTLKEREEEFADIVAWLCTLANINGVDLEKACLEKYKINQPKGFK; encoded by the coding sequence ATGGATATCAGGGCTTTTCAACAGCTAATAGCTGACAGATACCAGCAGCGAGATAGTGAACGTGGTACTCCTAAGACCTTTATGTGGTTTGTCGAAGAGGTTGGCGAGTTGGCTACTGCCCTTGCCGACGAAAAGACAACGCTTAAAGAAAGGGAAGAAGAGTTCGCCGACATTGTTGCATGGCTTTGTACGCTGGCGAATATCAACGGCGTTGACCTTGAAAAGGCCTGCCTTGAGAAGTATAAGATAAATCAGCCGAAAGGCTTTAAATAG
- a CDS encoding nucleoside deaminase, producing the protein MFIPNFNISLPSWLMNYFAGEKIILPNMKDRMKLVIELSERNIKEKTGGPFAAAVFDDKGTLIAPGVNLVESANCSILHAEMVALVLAQKILNRFDLSNGGKLKYELVASTEPCAMCYGAIPWSGISSLICGASDHDARSIGFDEGPKLKNWIEELQKRSIAVQCDVLRNQAAAVLKTYSTLGGKIYNPGK; encoded by the coding sequence ATGTTTATTCCTAACTTCAACATTTCGCTTCCGTCCTGGCTTATGAATTATTTCGCCGGTGAAAAAATCATCCTGCCGAATATGAAAGACAGAATGAAACTTGTAATTGAACTATCCGAGCGGAACATAAAAGAGAAAACCGGCGGCCCGTTTGCCGCTGCCGTTTTCGATGACAAAGGCACACTCATCGCCCCCGGCGTTAATCTTGTTGAATCGGCGAATTGTTCGATTTTACACGCTGAAATGGTCGCACTGGTACTGGCTCAAAAAATATTAAATCGTTTCGATTTAAGCAACGGCGGAAAATTAAAATATGAACTCGTCGCGTCAACCGAACCGTGCGCTATGTGTTATGGTGCGATACCATGGTCAGGAATTAGTTCTCTAATTTGCGGCGCGAGCGACCATGACGCCAGAAGTATTGGTTTCGATGAAGGGCCAAAATTAAAGAACTGGATTGAGGAGCTTCAAAAGCGAAGCATCGCCGTCCAATGTGATGTCCTGCGCAACCAGGCCGCCGCAGTTCTGAAAACGTATTCCACACTCGGCGGTAAAATTTACAATCCAGGAAAATAA
- a CDS encoding LptF/LptG family permease, with translation MKILDKYVAKNFLTGYLISFCVLMGLRIMIDLFVNVDEFTENAEISTAQVLGNIAVYYGRNSFLYFRDFAGMITVVASVFSLGKMTKHNELTAIMASGVSLKRVIAPILLLSLCFTGLHIIDEEFLIPPMADKLVRSHDSSTKELYYDMWFLNDSHGNLFCSPQYNVTEETILNPTIITRKQKEKGTLLWDVTGIIKADSASYNEKAKEWILKNGMLLTISDKPSDKSNQPIQSCPSDLVPKDIPVRRQSTHMDLLSSYDLMRLAKQNPKDMPRLYAQKNFRLTDPIINFIMLMISLPLLVCRDPKGLKSAVFVSFGLTSLCYILTFISKVFAADITIAGRVMPELWAWLPIFIFVPIAFIELDSMKT, from the coding sequence ATGAAGATACTTGATAAATATGTCGCGAAGAACTTTCTCACAGGATATTTAATTTCCTTTTGTGTGCTGATGGGGCTCCGCATAATGATAGACCTTTTTGTCAACGTTGACGAGTTCACAGAAAACGCGGAAATTTCAACTGCGCAGGTTTTGGGTAATATCGCGGTATATTACGGCAGGAACAGCTTTTTGTATTTTCGTGATTTCGCAGGAATGATTACGGTCGTGGCCTCGGTATTTTCGCTGGGCAAAATGACAAAGCACAACGAGCTTACCGCGATTATGGCCTCCGGCGTAAGTCTCAAGCGAGTCATCGCTCCTATTCTGCTGTTATCTCTGTGCTTTACAGGATTGCACATTATTGACGAGGAATTTTTGATTCCTCCAATGGCCGACAAACTCGTCCGTTCGCACGACTCATCCACCAAAGAGTTGTATTATGATATGTGGTTCCTTAACGACAGTCATGGCAATTTATTCTGTTCACCGCAGTATAATGTCACCGAAGAAACAATCCTTAATCCCACAATTATTACGCGAAAGCAAAAAGAAAAGGGCACGCTGCTCTGGGATGTTACGGGAATTATAAAAGCTGATTCGGCGAGTTATAACGAGAAAGCGAAAGAATGGATTCTGAAAAACGGAATGCTGCTGACAATATCGGACAAACCGTCGGACAAATCTAATCAGCCGATACAATCCTGCCCCAGCGATTTGGTTCCAAAAGACATTCCAGTCCGCCGGCAATCGACGCACATGGATTTATTAAGCTCGTATGATTTGATGCGGCTTGCCAAACAGAATCCCAAGGATATGCCAAGACTTTACGCGCAGAAAAATTTCCGGTTGACAGACCCGATAATAAACTTCATTATGCTTATGATTTCACTGCCTCTGTTGGTATGCAGAGACCCCAAGGGACTCAAGTCCGCGGTATTTGTAAGTTTTGGATTGACATCGCTTTGTTACATACTTACTTTTATAAGTAAAGTTTTCGCTGCGGACATTACCATCGCAGGCAGGGTTATGCCTGAATTATGGGCTTGGCTGCCCATCTTTATTTTCGTTCCGATAGCATTCATTGAACTCGATTCGATGAAAACATAA
- a CDS encoding aminotransferase class I/II-fold pyridoxal phosphate-dependent enzyme: protein MTNFKIEPAERIKRLPPYLFGRLNALKLAKRQQQIDVIDLGMGNPSDPTPKVIVDKLCEAAQDPRNHRYSVSRGIYNLRKEVAVKYAKNYGVELDPNKEVLACIGSKEGFSHLCLAMLGPGDTAIVCDPAFPIHIYAVALAGANVVTVPLGNTTDSLKNIKDVCEKLYPRPKMMILNFPHNPTAMTVDDLSYFENVVDIAKKLHIAVIHDFAYGDTCFDGYKAPSFLSVKGSKDVGVEFSTMSKAFNMAGWRMGFAVGNPTMIEALATIKGYYDYGIFQAAQIAGIIAMRNCENDVVEQNKKYAFRRDVVCDCLNRLGWQVEKPRASMFVWAKIAEEHLKGKGSIDFANDLLENANVVMSPGRAFGEHGEGYVRIALVENENRLRQAFRNIKKYVSK from the coding sequence ATGACAAACTTCAAGATTGAACCGGCAGAAAGAATTAAAAGACTGCCGCCTTATTTATTCGGCAGACTTAACGCGCTCAAGCTGGCAAAGAGACAGCAGCAGATAGATGTTATAGATTTGGGAATGGGCAATCCGTCCGACCCTACGCCGAAGGTTATCGTTGATAAACTTTGCGAAGCCGCACAGGACCCGCGTAACCATCGATACTCTGTCAGTCGCGGCATTTATAATTTAAGAAAAGAAGTCGCGGTCAAGTACGCCAAAAATTACGGCGTCGAACTCGACCCGAACAAGGAAGTGCTCGCCTGCATCGGCAGCAAGGAAGGCTTCAGTCATTTGTGCCTTGCGATGCTCGGCCCCGGCGACACCGCCATTGTCTGCGACCCTGCATTCCCGATTCACATTTACGCCGTCGCGCTTGCCGGCGCAAACGTTGTTACCGTTCCGCTTGGCAATACGACTGATTCTCTGAAAAACATCAAAGACGTTTGTGAAAAACTTTATCCGCGTCCGAAGATGATGATTCTGAATTTCCCGCACAATCCGACAGCTATGACTGTCGATGATTTGAGCTATTTCGAAAATGTTGTGGACATCGCCAAAAAATTGCACATCGCCGTCATTCACGATTTCGCTTACGGCGATACTTGCTTTGATGGTTATAAGGCACCGAGTTTCCTTTCCGTCAAGGGCTCAAAAGACGTCGGCGTGGAATTTTCTACGATGAGCAAGGCGTTCAATATGGCCGGCTGGCGTATGGGTTTTGCCGTTGGCAATCCGACAATGATTGAAGCATTGGCAACGATAAAGGGATATTACGATTACGGCATTTTCCAGGCTGCACAAATCGCCGGAATTATCGCGATGCGAAACTGTGAAAACGATGTCGTCGAGCAAAATAAAAAATATGCGTTCCGAAGAGATGTTGTTTGCGATTGCCTGAATCGGCTCGGCTGGCAGGTTGAAAAACCGAGAGCCTCGATGTTCGTATGGGCAAAAATTGCTGAAGAACATTTAAAAGGCAAAGGCTCTATTGATTTCGCGAATGACCTTCTTGAAAACGCTAATGTCGTAATGTCGCCCGGCCGTGCTTTCGGTGAACATGGCGAAGGTTACGTAAGAATTGCGCTTGTCGAGAACGAAAACCGTCTCCGTCAGGCGTTTAGAAACATAAAAAAATACGTTTCAAAATAA
- a CDS encoding sodium-dependent transporter — protein MGKERWSSKLGIILAVAGSAIGLGNFLRFPVQAANNGGGAFMIPYFVALLLVGLPLMWIEWTIGRFGGGFGHSTAPGIFHTLWNKNKFIKYFGVIGIFGPIIIFVYYIYIESWLLGYSVFAIIGKYNSCTNSEAMALFLQAYQGLVKNEHFSSIAPAYLFFIVTFALNVGIICLGISKGIEKVCEFALPVLFVFAIILLVRVLTLGTPDASKPENNVINGLGFMWNPDWSALKSAKVWVAATGQIFYTLSVGIGVIITYASYLKKQDDVALSGLGAAATNEFAEVIFGGSIVITAAFVFFGASGAKEIAASGAFNLGFITMPLVLQKVAFGNIFGFMWFMLLFIAGITSSISLAQPAVAFLEDEFNFTKKKASGVFAIVTFVLCQPVIFFLGRGVLDELDFWSVSVCLIVFATVEAILFAWVFGMEKAWTELHVGSDIRIPRIYRFIIKYVTPMFLLGMLGFWFWQDWRGIILMKNVPAENKPYILATRIGLLVFFMVLVYLVFHSWSKRQKNGMVNDAN, from the coding sequence ATGGGCAAGGAACGCTGGTCGAGCAAACTCGGAATAATTCTTGCGGTGGCCGGCAGTGCAATCGGCCTTGGCAATTTTCTCCGCTTTCCAGTTCAGGCCGCGAACAACGGCGGCGGGGCGTTTATGATTCCATATTTCGTCGCGTTGCTGCTGGTTGGACTGCCTTTGATGTGGATTGAGTGGACTATCGGCAGGTTCGGCGGCGGTTTCGGACACAGCACTGCGCCGGGAATTTTTCACACACTCTGGAACAAAAATAAATTCATCAAATATTTCGGCGTCATCGGCATCTTTGGACCAATTATAATTTTTGTTTACTATATTTATATTGAGTCCTGGCTGCTCGGATACAGCGTTTTTGCTATTATCGGTAAATATAACTCCTGCACAAATTCGGAGGCAATGGCTTTGTTTTTGCAGGCTTATCAGGGGCTTGTAAAGAACGAACATTTTTCGAGTATTGCCCCGGCATATTTATTTTTCATTGTAACTTTCGCACTTAACGTTGGCATTATATGTCTTGGCATCAGTAAGGGCATCGAAAAAGTTTGTGAATTTGCGCTGCCGGTGCTGTTTGTTTTCGCGATTATTCTTCTTGTAAGAGTTTTGACGCTCGGTACGCCTGACGCTTCAAAGCCTGAAAATAATGTAATTAACGGGCTTGGGTTTATGTGGAATCCGGACTGGTCTGCGCTCAAAAGCGCGAAGGTCTGGGTCGCGGCGACGGGACAAATTTTTTATACGCTAAGCGTCGGCATCGGCGTGATTATAACTTACGCCAGTTATCTTAAAAAGCAGGACGATGTCGCGCTGTCGGGTTTAGGCGCTGCGGCGACAAACGAATTTGCGGAAGTTATTTTCGGCGGCAGTATCGTAATTACCGCGGCGTTCGTTTTCTTCGGCGCATCGGGTGCGAAAGAAATCGCAGCCAGCGGAGCGTTCAATCTTGGCTTTATAACGATGCCGCTTGTGTTGCAGAAAGTAGCGTTCGGAAATATCTTCGGCTTTATGTGGTTTATGCTTTTGTTTATCGCGGGTATCACTTCTTCGATTTCGCTTGCGCAGCCGGCGGTTGCGTTTCTCGAAGACGAATTTAATTTTACAAAGAAAAAGGCCAGCGGTGTTTTCGCAATCGTAACTTTTGTTTTGTGTCAGCCGGTGATTTTCTTTTTGGGCAGGGGTGTGCTCGACGAACTTGATTTCTGGAGCGTGAGCGTTTGTCTGATTGTGTTCGCGACGGTCGAGGCGATTCTTTTCGCGTGGGTGTTCGGAATGGAAAAGGCGTGGACGGAACTGCACGTCGGGTCGGATATAAGAATTCCGCGAATCTACCGTTTCATTATTAAATATGTTACGCCGATGTTTCTGCTGGGAATGCTGGGGTTCTGGTTCTGGCAGGATTGGCGAGGCATTATCTTAATGAAAAATGTTCCGGCGGAAAATAAGCCTTATATTCTGGCGACGCGAATAGGACTGCTGGTTTTCTTCATGGTGCTTGTTTATCTGGTGTTCCACTCGTGGAGCAAACGACAGAAGAATGGGATGGTGAACGATGCGAATTGA
- a CDS encoding ATP-binding protein, which produces MTSFVFVDNHISMSLKTSSHEKIVLKGIMSELRRTCSQILCSAKQLGYSDDDTFAVHLSLEEAVVNAVKHGNRADCSKNVTIEYDITPEKIRITVTDEGGGFEPGDVADPRAGENIYKTGGRGVLLIKSYMDSIEYNQSGNSITMTKINGKLPKQGEIR; this is translated from the coding sequence ATGACATCTTTTGTTTTTGTCGATAACCATATATCTATGTCATTAAAAACCAGTAGTCATGAAAAAATCGTTCTAAAAGGCATAATGTCAGAGCTTCGCCGGACATGCTCCCAAATCCTCTGCAGTGCCAAACAGCTTGGTTATTCGGACGATGATACTTTCGCTGTTCATCTGTCGCTGGAAGAAGCGGTCGTTAATGCCGTTAAACACGGCAACAGAGCCGATTGCAGTAAGAACGTTACAATAGAGTATGACATTACGCCTGAAAAAATCCGTATTACCGTTACGGACGAGGGCGGGGGCTTTGAACCCGGCGATGTCGCCGACCCAAGAGCCGGCGAAAATATATACAAGACAGGGGGAAGGGGTGTATTACTGATAAAGTCCTATATGGATTCGATTGAATACAACCAAAGCGGCAATTCCATCACTATGACGAAAATAAACGGCAAACTTCCAAAACAAGGGGAAATAAGGTAA
- a CDS encoding TIGR02757 family protein: MTPELKTLLEGLYEKYNHRQFIPPDPLQFIYRYKSKSDMEIAGFLAAMFAYGAVEQIAKFLTNLLGKMGNSPAEFIKNFSAKDKKLFAPLKYRFNTSNDIVILLENLKRVINRFGSLEGLFLDGYRQSDVNIVPAAAKFISTLNCTDKSRGLKFLLSDPANGGTCKRLFLFLRWMVRSDEVDVGLWKKIDKSKLVVPVDVHMGRLSKIVGLHNKKTYNLKTAIEITGKFAEISPDDPVKYDFALCRIGILENCTGKQNNYCPKCELAGFCHRKALKK; the protein is encoded by the coding sequence ATGACTCCGGAACTTAAAACTCTACTCGAAGGCCTGTACGAAAAGTACAATCACAGGCAATTTATCCCGCCCGACCCCCTGCAGTTCATCTATCGATACAAAAGCAAATCGGATATGGAGATTGCGGGCTTTTTGGCAGCGATGTTCGCGTATGGTGCGGTCGAGCAGATTGCAAAATTCCTGACAAATCTGTTGGGGAAAATGGGCAATAGTCCTGCTGAATTTATCAAAAATTTTTCCGCAAAAGACAAAAAACTGTTCGCTCCGCTCAAATATCGGTTTAATACCAGCAACGATATTGTAATACTTCTTGAAAACCTGAAAAGGGTCATAAATCGCTTCGGCAGCCTCGAAGGCTTGTTTTTAGACGGATACCGCCAATCGGATGTTAATATCGTCCCAGCCGCGGCCAAATTCATCAGCACATTGAACTGCACAGACAAGAGCCGGGGGTTAAAATTCCTGCTTTCCGACCCTGCCAATGGCGGAACGTGCAAAAGATTATTCCTTTTCCTCCGCTGGATGGTCAGAAGTGATGAAGTTGACGTAGGCCTGTGGAAAAAAATCGATAAATCCAAATTAGTCGTACCCGTCGATGTCCACATGGGTCGTTTGAGCAAAATCGTTGGTCTGCACAATAAAAAGACGTACAATCTCAAGACCGCGATTGAAATAACCGGAAAATTCGCTGAAATCTCACCTGACGACCCCGTAAAATACGATTTTGCACTGTGCAGAATCGGAATCCTTGAAAATTGCACGGGCAAACAGAACAATTACTGTCCAAAATGCGAATTGGCCGGATTTTGTCATAGAAAAGCATTGAAAAAATAG
- a CDS encoding amidohydrolase family protein, whose amino-acid sequence MIIDCHTHLSCISGQISPEDHFASSGQADGCFVLASPEESNKGANKVVSDYILRHTDKMYGFAVVNPVTDDISKKYWSAMKSEMGFKGTVLYCSGQGFHPAHSLAMQFYEVAEELKLPVFFHNAPPYHEDAVLEYARPSQLDEIARNFKDLNIIIGSMGQPFTSETMCMLGKHENVFGDLTINPQKVWGVYNLVLAANEADVLGKLIFGSGLPFGKPQSCIETLLGFNKLLADTNLPTVPREKIREIIERDVLALFGFGSK is encoded by the coding sequence ATGATAATAGATTGCCATACACATTTAAGTTGTATAAGCGGGCAGATAAGCCCTGAAGACCATTTTGCCAGTTCCGGGCAGGCTGACGGGTGTTTTGTGCTTGCCAGTCCTGAAGAATCAAACAAGGGCGCTAATAAAGTCGTCAGCGATTATATTCTGCGGCATACAGATAAAATGTATGGTTTCGCAGTCGTTAATCCTGTAACCGACGACATCAGCAAAAAATACTGGTCGGCCATGAAGAGCGAAATGGGATTCAAAGGCACGGTGCTTTATTGCAGCGGGCAGGGATTTCATCCGGCACATAGTTTGGCGATGCAGTTTTATGAAGTCGCAGAGGAATTGAAATTGCCGGTGTTCTTTCATAATGCTCCGCCATATCACGAAGATGCGGTGCTTGAATACGCTCGGCCTTCGCAGCTCGATGAAATCGCACGCAATTTTAAAGACCTTAATATTATAATCGGCTCAATGGGGCAGCCGTTTACGAGTGAAACGATGTGTATGCTCGGCAAACACGAAAATGTTTTCGGCGATTTGACAATCAATCCGCAGAAAGTCTGGGGAGTTTATAATCTGGTTCTTGCTGCCAATGAAGCGGATGTTTTGGGGAAATTAATCTTCGGCAGCGGACTGCCGTTTGGTAAGCCGCAAAGCTGCATTGAAACGCTGCTTGGATTTAATAAACTTCTTGCCGATACAAATCTTCCGACGGTGCCGCGTGAAAAGATTCGCGAAATAATCGAACGCGATGTTCTTGCACTTTTCGGCTTCGGCAGCAAATAG
- a CDS encoding peptidoglycan recognition protein family protein — MFKKILIFIVAAYVPTITVMFAGCAEEDSYTPQITGSVPTLRHDYSSYRRSYSTYKPSTTTKTYSSPYKVESGKSDKSTASSPWAPPSNVERSWKAIVIHHSATDTGNVASIDDYHRNNNGWDGIGYDFIIGNGSGCGNGEVDSTFRWTGQKTGAHCKTDSSNWANEKAIGICLIGNFNKTRPSSSQMSSLLKLVRFLAKRYDVPASRIYGHNTTPGHSTKTECPGKNFSMSYLKANL; from the coding sequence GTGTTTAAAAAAATATTGATATTCATAGTGGCGGCCTATGTGCCGACGATAACGGTAATGTTTGCAGGCTGTGCGGAAGAAGATTCCTATACCCCGCAAATCACCGGTTCTGTTCCTACATTGAGACACGATTATTCAAGTTATAGAAGGTCTTACAGCACATACAAACCTTCAACCACGACAAAAACTTACAGCAGTCCTTACAAGGTGGAAAGCGGCAAGAGCGATAAATCAACAGCGTCTTCGCCCTGGGCACCACCTTCCAATGTAGAGAGAAGCTGGAAAGCAATAGTCATTCATCACTCGGCGACAGACACAGGTAATGTCGCGTCAATAGATGACTATCATCGCAATAACAACGGCTGGGATGGAATTGGATATGATTTCATTATCGGTAACGGCTCGGGCTGCGGCAACGGTGAAGTTGATTCGACTTTCCGCTGGACAGGGCAGAAGACCGGCGCTCACTGCAAAACAGATTCATCCAACTGGGCAAACGAAAAAGCTATCGGAATTTGTCTGATTGGCAACTTCAATAAAACAAGACCGTCAAGCAGTCAAATGTCTTCACTTTTAAAACTCGTGCGATTCCTCGCAAAACGATATGATGTGCCGGCAAGCCGAATTTATGGCCATAATACTACGCCGGGCCATAGCACAAAAACAGAGTGTCCGGGCAAAAACTTCTCGATGAGCTACTTAAAAGCAAATCTGTAA
- a CDS encoding metallophosphoesterase produces the protein MMKAKSLFCISILFAILSINVSTYSAAEPGEIKIQAVDSPNDFHFAIMGDRNGGEEKSVFAQVINKVNLMCPAFVVSVGDNIQGYNEDPNKIYKMWDEYDSLIKKLNVPFLKVAGNHDITNDMAAEIYQKRFGRAYYYSIYKNVLFLFLNTDDPSAKMDPQISKELNEEKQQLKEMGKTQGITPQGLMKLQQYKDKHRNLSGAKISDAQFDFFNKVLADNNNVRWTFVAMHKPVWKQTQPPANWVKLEGILKKRQHTVIAGHEHINSYYRRNNSDYIVMSTSGAGRPPKSLPGVYHHILWVTMSGEEPSIANLMADGILEKSDIKPLTDVNSMDVKKMIEEYEGGK, from the coding sequence ATGATGAAAGCCAAATCGTTATTTTGCATCTCAATTCTGTTCGCAATCCTGTCAATCAATGTTTCCACATATTCTGCCGCAGAACCAGGCGAAATAAAAATTCAGGCAGTCGATAGTCCCAACGATTTTCACTTTGCAATAATGGGCGACAGGAATGGCGGAGAAGAAAAAAGTGTGTTCGCACAGGTAATAAATAAAGTAAATCTAATGTGTCCGGCCTTTGTTGTCAGCGTCGGCGATAATATTCAGGGTTACAACGAGGACCCCAATAAAATATATAAAATGTGGGATGAATACGATTCGCTTATCAAAAAGCTCAACGTGCCTTTCTTAAAAGTTGCCGGCAATCACGATATAACAAACGATATGGCTGCTGAAATTTATCAGAAACGTTTCGGCCGCGCATACTATTACTCAATTTATAAAAATGTTCTGTTCCTGTTCCTTAATACCGATGACCCGTCTGCGAAAATGGACCCGCAGATTTCAAAAGAACTGAACGAAGAAAAACAGCAGTTAAAAGAAATGGGCAAGACGCAGGGGATTACGCCGCAGGGTCTGATGAAACTGCAGCAGTATAAAGACAAGCATCGCAACTTGAGCGGTGCGAAAATATCAGACGCTCAATTCGATTTCTTTAACAAAGTATTGGCCGACAATAACAATGTCCGCTGGACGTTTGTGGCAATGCACAAGCCTGTGTGGAAGCAGACCCAGCCGCCGGCGAACTGGGTCAAGCTCGAAGGCATCCTGAAGAAAAGACAGCATACTGTTATCGCGGGACACGAGCATATCAACTCGTATTATCGGCGGAACAACTCGGACTACATTGTGATGAGTACTTCAGGTGCAGGCCGGCCGCCAAAATCGCTGCCCGGCGTTTATCATCATATACTGTGGGTAACGATGAGCGGCGAAGAGCCGAGTATCGCAAATTTAATGGCTGACGGCATTTTAGAAAAATCCGATATCAAGCCGTTGACAGACGTTAATAGTATGGATGTTAAAAAAATGATAGAAGAATACGAGGGCGGCAAGTAA
- a CDS encoding Rrf2 family transcriptional regulator, protein MKISRSTGYALVAVGYIAQYYKEGAVLASRISKQYNIPLEYLLKILQQLVRANVLRSKRGPRGGFFLARPAENITLLEIIEAVDGPLFSHLQLAEQTNNEPFSLKMEKVCRNATEKVREIFSAAKLGEVLAE, encoded by the coding sequence ATGAAGATTAGCAGGTCAACAGGTTACGCATTGGTAGCAGTAGGTTATATTGCACAATATTACAAGGAAGGCGCTGTATTGGCATCAAGGATTTCGAAGCAGTATAACATACCGCTGGAATATCTTTTGAAAATTCTTCAGCAGCTGGTTAGGGCAAACGTCCTTCGCAGCAAGAGAGGTCCTCGCGGCGGTTTCTTCCTCGCAAGACCGGCTGAAAACATCACTTTGCTGGAAATCATCGAAGCTGTCGATGGACCGTTGTTCAGTCATCTGCAATTAGCAGAGCAGACAAACAATGAGCCGTTCAGCCTTAAGATGGAAAAGGTTTGCAGAAACGCTACTGAAAAAGTCAGAGAGATCTTCAGCGCTGCAAAACTTGGCGAAGTATTGGCCGAGTAA